The following are from one region of the Anaerohalosphaeraceae bacterium genome:
- a CDS encoding LamG-like jellyroll fold domain-containing protein, producing MKIQTWVGFLLVFGILWGSASGALRHRYSFTSDASDSIGSAHGVLMNGAYVSGGQVICDGSDDYVELPAATIAVNTYSAITLELWSTQPPLNQGYSMTAAFGGRYTNGFGRDYLMLCTTRGDEVSRAAIANTESSSAPWSYEVGVNGPELNDGREHYYALTIDGTTLAYYIDGVLQGTAELGTTTLSRLRTTYAYLARSLYNADPYVQCSINEFRIWDSALSAAEIAQHASWGPNALREPLVQFTESDGRTVLFTSQPSRTDSYTIQLLAAPSSNVVLTVQPPASLTVGSGGGQPIALTFTPSNWNQPQTVTVGIANVGQLGTTEQILHTVSSSDPAYNGGLYEIEVAIYEDVCGVWGYVEADYNLDCVVDLEDLAILSRVWLATEPPLDLELLAGDWLRDTLMYQEDLYERSIQISPQPFAVNPSVVVNTIDEKVYGHFLEHIYHSANGGLWGELVWNRSFELDVSSGGGRWSIEGDELVQSSLATDVHMEFGDPSWGDYELTLEAKKDGGNEAFLILFRASNADNFYWCNIGGWNNTQHAIEKEVNGGRSVVTSFVPGSITAGVWYSIRIRCEGNRFRVWLNDTQLFDYTDSSSPHLTGMVGLGTWATQARYRNIQVVSIPNSTVLFSGLPTLPSGQFAAKNWAFFGNGTASIVSDALNDDAAVRIEASAAGAGLQQDNFKFVPQLYSGSLWLKGTLPAGVRVQLMNGSTVLGQADLPAPTGQWAEYPFQIASTGSTNSGSLRIVLLGPGTVTLDQVSMMGADALATGGYRPDLLAAVEALRPPIIRWPGGCFASLYLWKDGIGPQHQRRKYTAYMWEDQDTNSFGTDEFLRMCERIGAEPLICINTGVLNSACGAPAQWKLSPDTPETYLQYALDWMEYCNGDAQTTYWGAVRAANGHPEPYNVVYWEIDNETWAAGSAAYIARVQLFAPAMRAKAAQLGVPIYLIAVGSGGYDQSWNQAILDSCAPLIDFISVHHYEDPSNFKSGPVNYENYLLNLANRIANSANPDIKIYNSEWNAQSTDWRTGLYAGGILNVYERQGANFRIGGPALFLRHVSAGDWDNAFINFDHTGWFPAPNYVVMKLWREHYAPYRVQTTGQDSNLNVVSVLSEDGQTLIIRIVNPDPTAKSLAFQIDGSFVPQTAVMRYVAPGSLLARNTLAQPNAVHVQAKVVGVSGQTLRLRMPAYSAGVIAVSRQ from the coding sequence ATGAAAATACAAACGTGGGTGGGTTTCCTTCTGGTCTTTGGGATTTTATGGGGCTCGGCCTCGGGTGCGCTTCGGCATCGATACAGTTTTACATCGGATGCCTCGGACAGTATCGGTTCCGCTCACGGGGTTCTGATGAACGGGGCGTATGTATCCGGCGGACAGGTGATTTGTGACGGCAGCGATGATTATGTGGAGCTGCCTGCCGCGACGATTGCCGTCAATACCTATTCAGCGATTACCCTCGAGCTGTGGTCCACCCAGCCGCCGCTCAATCAGGGCTATTCGATGACGGCGGCCTTCGGCGGCCGTTATACAAACGGGTTTGGTCGGGATTATCTGATGCTGTGCACGACCCGGGGCGATGAGGTCTCACGGGCGGCCATCGCCAACACCGAAAGCAGCTCGGCTCCGTGGTCTTATGAGGTCGGCGTCAACGGCCCGGAACTCAATGACGGCCGGGAGCATTACTATGCCCTGACCATCGACGGAACCACACTGGCGTATTATATCGACGGCGTTCTGCAGGGCACGGCGGAGTTAGGGACAACCACCCTCAGCCGGCTGCGCACGACCTATGCCTATCTGGCCCGCAGTCTGTACAATGCCGACCCGTATGTGCAGTGCTCCATCAACGAGTTTCGGATTTGGGATTCGGCCTTGAGCGCCGCCGAAATTGCCCAGCATGCCTCCTGGGGGCCGAATGCCCTCCGTGAGCCGCTGGTTCAGTTTACCGAAAGCGACGGACGGACGGTCCTGTTTACCAGTCAGCCGTCTCGGACCGACAGTTATACGATTCAGCTTCTGGCTGCACCGTCTTCCAATGTGGTCCTCACGGTTCAGCCGCCGGCTTCTCTGACCGTCGGCAGCGGCGGCGGACAGCCGATTGCGCTCACCTTTACTCCTTCCAACTGGAATCAGCCGCAGACGGTGACGGTGGGGATTGCGAATGTCGGACAGTTGGGAACGACTGAACAAATCCTTCATACGGTTTCCAGCAGCGACCCCGCCTATAACGGCGGTCTCTATGAGATTGAGGTTGCTATTTATGAGGATGTCTGCGGGGTCTGGGGATATGTGGAGGCCGACTACAATCTGGATTGCGTTGTGGATTTGGAGGACCTGGCGATTTTGAGCCGCGTCTGGCTGGCAACGGAGCCGCCGCTGGATTTGGAGCTGCTGGCGGGGGACTGGCTGCGGGATACGCTGATGTATCAGGAAGACCTGTACGAGCGGTCGATTCAGATTTCGCCGCAGCCCTTTGCCGTCAATCCTTCCGTTGTCGTCAATACGATTGATGAGAAGGTCTATGGACATTTCCTCGAACATATCTATCATTCCGCCAACGGCGGGCTGTGGGGCGAGCTGGTCTGGAACCGCAGTTTTGAACTGGATGTCTCCAGCGGCGGCGGGCGGTGGTCCATTGAGGGCGATGAACTGGTGCAGTCGTCGCTGGCGACCGATGTCCATATGGAGTTCGGCGACCCGTCCTGGGGCGATTATGAATTGACGCTCGAGGCGAAGAAGGACGGCGGAAATGAGGCCTTTCTCATTCTTTTCCGGGCGTCCAATGCCGACAACTTTTACTGGTGCAATATCGGCGGCTGGAACAACACGCAGCACGCCATTGAAAAAGAAGTCAACGGCGGACGAAGTGTTGTGACCTCCTTTGTGCCCGGCAGCATCACGGCGGGAGTCTGGTATTCCATTCGAATCCGATGTGAAGGCAATCGTTTCCGGGTGTGGCTGAATGACACGCAGCTGTTTGACTATACGGACAGCAGCAGCCCGCACCTGACCGGAATGGTCGGATTGGGAACGTGGGCGACGCAAGCCCGCTATCGAAATATTCAGGTTGTTTCGATTCCGAATTCGACGGTGCTGTTCAGCGGTCTTCCGACCCTGCCGTCCGGACAATTTGCGGCGAAAAACTGGGCATTCTTCGGAAATGGCACGGCCTCCATTGTGTCGGATGCCCTGAACGATGATGCGGCGGTTCGGATTGAGGCATCGGCGGCCGGGGCCGGACTTCAGCAGGACAATTTCAAGTTTGTCCCGCAGCTGTACAGCGGTTCTCTGTGGCTGAAGGGGACCCTGCCGGCCGGGGTTCGGGTGCAGCTGATGAACGGCTCGACTGTGCTCGGGCAGGCGGATTTGCCGGCCCCGACGGGCCAATGGGCGGAGTATCCGTTCCAGATTGCTTCGACGGGTTCGACAAACAGCGGTTCGCTGCGGATTGTGCTGCTGGGGCCGGGGACGGTTACCCTTGACCAGGTGAGCATGATGGGGGCGGATGCGCTGGCGACGGGCGGCTATCGTCCGGACCTGCTGGCGGCCGTGGAGGCGCTGCGTCCGCCGATTATCCGCTGGCCGGGCGGATGTTTTGCTTCGCTGTATTTGTGGAAAGACGGCATCGGCCCGCAGCATCAGCGGCGGAAATACACGGCGTATATGTGGGAAGACCAGGATACGAACTCCTTCGGAACGGATGAGTTTCTGCGGATGTGCGAGCGCATCGGAGCCGAGCCGCTGATCTGCATCAATACCGGGGTTCTGAACAGTGCCTGCGGGGCTCCGGCCCAGTGGAAATTAAGTCCCGATACGCCGGAGACGTATCTGCAGTATGCTCTCGATTGGATGGAATACTGCAACGGGGATGCTCAGACAACGTATTGGGGGGCTGTGCGGGCGGCCAACGGCCATCCGGAGCCGTACAACGTGGTCTATTGGGAAATCGACAACGAAACGTGGGCGGCGGGCTCTGCGGCCTATATTGCCCGGGTTCAGCTCTTTGCACCGGCCATGCGGGCCAAAGCGGCCCAGCTGGGTGTGCCGATTTATCTGATTGCCGTCGGCAGCGGCGGCTATGACCAGAGCTGGAATCAGGCGATTCTGGACAGCTGCGCGCCGCTGATTGATTTTATCAGCGTGCATCATTACGAAGATCCGAGCAACTTTAAATCCGGACCGGTGAATTATGAGAATTATCTGCTCAATCTGGCCAATCGGATCGCCAACTCCGCCAATCCGGACATCAAGATTTACAACTCGGAGTGGAATGCCCAGAGCACGGACTGGCGGACAGGCCTGTATGCCGGCGGGATTCTGAATGTGTATGAGCGGCAGGGGGCCAACTTCAGAATCGGCGGGCCTGCTTTGTTCCTGCGGCATGTATCGGCCGGTGACTGGGACAATGCTTTTATCAACTTTGACCATACCGGCTGGTTTCCGGCTCCCAATTATGTCGTAATGAAGCTGTGGCGCGAGCATTATGCACCGTATCGTGTTCAGACCACCGGACAGGACAGCAATCTGAATGTGGTGAGTGTCCTGTCGGAAGACGGCCAAACACTGATCATTCGCATCGTCAATCCGGACCCGACGGCCAAATCGCTGGCCTTCCAGATTGACGGCTCGTTTGTGCCTCAAACGGCGGTGATGCGTTATGTGGCGCCCGGCAGTCTGCTGGCCCGCAACACGCTGGCGCAGCCGAATGCGGTGCACGTCCAAGCCAAGGTTGTCGGTGTAAGCGGTCAGACCCTTCGCCTGCGGATGCCGGCCTATTCCGCCGGTGTGATTGCCGTCAGCAGGCAGTAA
- a CDS encoding metalloregulator ArsR/SmtB family transcription factor, translating to MDAKIAQKAAAVLKAAAHPIRLQIIEALAHEELCVNKIMERIGCPQAVVSQQLAILRDKDILECRREGTNVFYRIKNKNVIHLLHCVYNHCEP from the coding sequence ATGGATGCGAAAATCGCTCAAAAAGCGGCGGCGGTTCTGAAGGCGGCGGCTCATCCGATTCGCCTTCAGATTATCGAGGCGCTGGCCCACGAGGAGCTTTGCGTGAACAAGATTATGGAGCGAATCGGCTGTCCGCAGGCCGTGGTCAGCCAGCAGCTGGCCATCCTGCGGGATAAGGATATTCTCGAATGCCGCAGAGAAGGGACCAATGTTTTTTACCGCATAAAAAATAAAAACGTGATTCATCTTCTCCATTGTGTTTATAATCATTGTGAGCCCTAA
- a CDS encoding FAD-dependent oxidoreductase — MSRKVVIVGGVAGGATAAARLRRLDEQAEIILLERGPYISFANCGLPYYLGRTIANRQDLLLQTPESFSKRYRVDVRVQQEAVRIERENRQLEILDRRTGRSYKESYDYLILSPGAEPFRPPIPGINSKRIFTLRTVPDVDAIDSFIQSNRPKRAVIVGGGYIGLEMAENLRQRGLLTAVVELAPSVLPAAMDPEMAFYLQEHLQQQNVALWLNDGVAAFEETADALRVRLKSGMLLQCDFAILSVGVKPEVKLAKEAGLKLGVLGGIEVSDTLQTSDPSIYAIGDAIEVRHPVLGGAALIPLAGPANKQGRMAADNICGLNRRYAGSIGTGILKVFDLTAAMTGAAEAALKKAGIDYEKIYLHPAHHAGYYPGAAPLHIKVLFSRPDGRILGAQIVGREGVDKRIDLLAVAVQKRMTVYDLMDFELAYAPPYGSGKDPINMVGFVGANVLDGTMPLAHFEDLKEGDLVLDVRTDGEWKRGHVPGAVHIPLDELRQRLSELPKDRTIYPYCGVGVRSYAATRILLQNGFDVRNLSGGYQTWCSIARRHPADSQTAKQLKEEFCVV, encoded by the coding sequence ATGAGTCGCAAGGTTGTGATTGTCGGAGGAGTAGCGGGCGGGGCTACGGCGGCGGCACGGCTTCGCCGTCTCGATGAACAAGCCGAAATCATCCTTCTCGAACGTGGACCGTATATTTCCTTTGCCAACTGCGGGCTGCCGTATTATTTGGGGCGAACGATTGCCAATCGCCAGGATTTGCTTCTGCAGACGCCGGAAAGTTTCTCCAAGCGGTATCGTGTTGATGTCCGGGTTCAGCAGGAGGCCGTTCGAATCGAACGGGAAAACAGGCAACTCGAGATTCTGGACCGCCGCACAGGCCGGTCCTACAAAGAATCCTATGATTATTTAATCCTTTCTCCCGGGGCCGAACCGTTCCGACCGCCGATTCCCGGAATCAATTCGAAACGGATTTTTACCCTGCGCACAGTTCCGGATGTGGATGCGATTGATTCGTTTATTCAGTCAAACCGTCCGAAGCGTGCTGTGATTGTCGGCGGAGGATATATCGGACTGGAAATGGCGGAAAATCTTCGTCAGCGCGGACTGCTGACGGCTGTTGTGGAACTGGCCCCCTCGGTTTTGCCCGCCGCCATGGACCCGGAGATGGCGTTCTATCTGCAGGAACACTTGCAGCAGCAGAATGTGGCCTTGTGGCTCAATGACGGCGTTGCGGCTTTTGAGGAAACGGCCGATGCTCTTCGCGTGCGTCTGAAATCCGGGATGCTTTTGCAGTGCGACTTTGCCATTTTATCAGTCGGCGTCAAGCCGGAAGTAAAACTGGCCAAAGAGGCCGGTTTGAAACTGGGGGTTTTGGGGGGAATTGAGGTGTCAGACACCCTGCAAACGAGTGACCCGTCAATTTATGCGATTGGTGATGCAATCGAGGTAAGACATCCGGTTCTTGGCGGAGCGGCTTTGATACCGCTGGCCGGCCCGGCCAACAAGCAGGGACGGATGGCGGCCGACAACATCTGCGGTCTGAATCGCAGGTACGCCGGCTCCATCGGAACCGGTATTTTGAAGGTCTTTGACCTGACGGCGGCGATGACGGGGGCCGCCGAAGCGGCTCTGAAAAAGGCAGGGATAGACTATGAGAAAATCTACCTGCATCCGGCTCATCATGCGGGCTATTATCCTGGAGCCGCTCCTCTGCATATCAAGGTTTTGTTCAGCAGGCCGGACGGGCGGATTTTGGGCGCCCAGATTGTCGGCCGCGAGGGCGTGGATAAGCGGATCGACCTGCTGGCGGTCGCAGTGCAAAAGCGGATGACCGTTTATGACCTGATGGACTTTGAATTGGCGTATGCGCCGCCGTACGGCAGCGGCAAAGACCCCATCAATATGGTCGGGTTTGTCGGGGCCAATGTGCTGGACGGCACAATGCCGCTGGCGCATTTTGAAGACCTGAAAGAGGGGGATTTGGTTCTCGATGTCCGCACGGACGGAGAGTGGAAGCGAGGTCATGTCCCGGGCGCTGTCCATATTCCGCTGGATGAATTGCGGCAGCGTCTGAGCGAGCTGCCCAAAGACCGCACGATTTATCCCTATTGCGGCGTCGGAGTGCGCAGTTATGCCGCCACGCGGATTCTCCTGCAGAATGGTTTTGATGTGCGCAATCTGAGCGGCGGATACCAGACCTGGTGTTCGATTGCCCGCCGGCATCCGGCGGATTCCCAAACAGCCAAGCAGTTAAAAGAAGAGTTTTGTGTTGTCTGA
- a CDS encoding MMPL family transporter, whose translation MELKDKIIAFSADHPKWITWTMVLFTLACAVMIPMIRVDTDPENMLSSDEPVRVFHNQTKQRFDLSDIVVLGVINETHPAGVFNAATLNRVYELTEFARTLRWEDPKNPGKQVGVVEVDIIAPSLIDHIEGGGGMVRFEWLMPQPPKTDQEALEIREKVMSNQLLRGTMVSEDGKALMLLLPLTDKHLSYRVYSALNKKIAQLRGTESYHITGLPVAEDTFGVEMFIQMAVSAPLAMVTIFLLMLLFFRKLVLILSPMIIAMVSVITTMGLLIGFGYPVHIMSSMIPIFLMPIAVVDSVHILSEFFDRYTQEKGRRQTILEVMHVLFVPMLYTSLTSAAGFLSLALTPIPPVQVFGVFVSVGIMIAWVFTVTFVPAYVMLLPERTLANFGLAVHQEEAQTWLTRLLARTGRMTVRQAKPILAVLVLLSAGAVYGITQIVINDNPVKWFSKRHPIRQADIALNEHFGGTYMAYLVLRSPDEHPAQADFVQEVQERLRQLAEHRKDEEPSIEKAAVSAGNKLQELAANGSTATALMEEMIRFAQTRMEQASDQDFYGWQELEAFFGVERERLRPFKRPEVLVWMKGLQTHLEKAGLVGKSNSIADIVMKVNQELVDGRPESFRVPEKVEQVAECLIQYQNSHRPQDLWHMVTQEMTEAVIWMQLTSGDNRDMERVVRAVEEYWKNSPPPIALEHQWAGLTYINIIWQNKMVWGMLQSFLGSFLVVFIMMAILFRSVLWGLICMIPLTITIVMIYGLIGWLGKDYDMPVAVLSALTLGMAVDFAIHFLERAREHYRKVGSWEKVSEEMFGEPARAITRNVLVIAIGFLPLLAAPLVPYKTVGIFLCAIMALSGVVTLLVLPALLKIGEKVLFRPVAQPVGPACNCGFCLILSISTVVLIALNVHQYWQVGVGKLTWISLGLIPLLALTCGLLSRRQACRMSEPKNAVSSEEGR comes from the coding sequence ATGGAACTGAAGGACAAAATCATTGCTTTTTCGGCGGACCATCCGAAATGGATTACCTGGACGATGGTTCTGTTTACGCTTGCCTGTGCTGTGATGATTCCGATGATTCGGGTGGATACAGACCCGGAGAATATGCTTTCTTCGGATGAACCGGTTCGGGTTTTTCACAATCAGACCAAACAGCGGTTTGACTTAAGCGACATTGTGGTACTGGGGGTCATCAATGAAACACATCCGGCCGGGGTGTTTAATGCGGCCACGCTGAACCGTGTGTATGAACTGACGGAATTTGCCCGGACGCTGCGGTGGGAGGACCCGAAAAATCCCGGCAAACAGGTCGGTGTGGTGGAAGTGGACATCATTGCTCCTTCGCTGATAGACCACATCGAAGGGGGCGGCGGGATGGTGCGGTTTGAATGGCTGATGCCGCAGCCGCCGAAGACGGACCAGGAAGCGCTGGAAATCCGCGAGAAGGTGATGTCCAATCAGCTCCTTCGCGGCACAATGGTCTCCGAGGACGGCAAGGCGCTGATGCTGCTTTTGCCGCTGACGGACAAACACCTCAGTTATCGCGTCTATTCGGCCCTGAATAAGAAGATTGCGCAGCTGCGCGGAACCGAATCGTATCATATTACCGGTCTGCCGGTGGCGGAGGATACGTTCGGGGTGGAGATGTTCATTCAGATGGCGGTCTCTGCACCGCTGGCGATGGTGACGATTTTTCTTCTGATGCTGCTGTTCTTCCGCAAACTGGTGCTGATTCTGTCGCCGATGATAATCGCGATGGTGTCGGTGATTACGACGATGGGGCTTCTCATCGGGTTCGGGTATCCGGTTCATATTATGAGCTCGATGATTCCCATCTTTCTGATGCCGATAGCGGTGGTCGATTCCGTGCATATTTTGTCGGAGTTTTTTGACCGCTATACCCAAGAAAAAGGCCGCCGACAGACCATTTTGGAAGTGATGCATGTTCTGTTTGTACCGATGCTGTACACCTCGCTGACCTCGGCGGCGGGATTTCTGTCGCTGGCTTTGACGCCGATTCCGCCGGTGCAGGTATTCGGCGTGTTTGTGTCGGTCGGGATTATGATTGCCTGGGTCTTTACCGTGACGTTTGTACCGGCTTATGTGATGCTGCTTCCGGAGCGAACCCTGGCGAATTTCGGTCTGGCGGTGCATCAGGAAGAGGCCCAGACGTGGCTGACGCGGCTTTTGGCCCGGACCGGACGAATGACTGTGCGGCAGGCCAAGCCGATTCTGGCGGTGCTGGTGCTGCTGTCAGCAGGGGCCGTGTACGGCATTACACAGATTGTCATCAACGACAATCCGGTCAAATGGTTCTCCAAACGTCATCCGATACGGCAGGCCGATATCGCCCTGAATGAACATTTCGGCGGCACGTATATGGCTTATCTGGTGCTTCGAAGTCCGGATGAACATCCGGCCCAGGCGGACTTTGTTCAGGAAGTCCAGGAGCGGCTCCGGCAGCTTGCGGAGCACCGCAAAGATGAAGAGCCGTCCATTGAAAAAGCCGCGGTGTCGGCTGGGAACAAACTGCAGGAACTGGCGGCCAACGGTTCAACGGCAACAGCCCTGATGGAAGAGATGATTCGCTTTGCTCAGACCCGAATGGAGCAGGCCTCGGACCAGGATTTTTACGGCTGGCAGGAACTGGAGGCCTTTTTCGGGGTGGAGCGGGAGCGGCTTCGGCCGTTCAAACGGCCGGAGGTTCTGGTCTGGATGAAAGGGCTCCAAACCCATCTGGAGAAGGCCGGCCTGGTCGGCAAGAGCAATTCGATTGCGGATATTGTGATGAAGGTCAATCAGGAACTGGTGGACGGCCGACCGGAAAGTTTCCGGGTTCCGGAGAAAGTCGAACAGGTCGCCGAATGTCTGATTCAGTACCAGAACAGCCATCGTCCGCAGGATTTGTGGCACATGGTCACGCAGGAGATGACCGAAGCGGTTATCTGGATGCAGCTGACCAGCGGCGACAACCGGGATATGGAGCGGGTGGTACGGGCGGTGGAGGAATACTGGAAGAACAGTCCGCCGCCGATTGCGCTGGAGCATCAGTGGGCGGGGCTGACGTATATCAATATCATCTGGCAGAACAAGATGGTCTGGGGAATGCTCCAGTCGTTCCTCGGGAGCTTTCTGGTGGTCTTTATTATGATGGCGATTCTGTTCCGTTCCGTGCTGTGGGGTCTGATTTGTATGATTCCGCTGACCATCACGATAGTGATGATATACGGTCTGATCGGCTGGCTGGGCAAGGATTATGATATGCCTGTGGCGGTGCTCAGCGCCCTGACGCTCGGGATGGCGGTGGATTTTGCCATTCATTTTCTCGAACGGGCGCGGGAGCATTACCGAAAGGTTGGGTCGTGGGAGAAAGTGTCCGAAGAAATGTTCGGCGAACCGGCCCGGGCCATTACCCGCAATGTGCTGGTGATTGCCATCGGCTTTCTGCCGCTGCTGGCGGCTCCGCTGGTGCCGTATAAGACCGTGGGCATCTTTCTGTGTGCGATTATGGCTCTCTCGGGTGTGGTGACGCTGCTGGTGCTGCCGGCTTTGCTGAAAATCGGCGAAAAAGTCCTGTTCCGCCCGGTTGCTCAGCCGGTCGGTCCGGCCTGCAACTGCGGATTCTGTCTGATTCTTTCGATTTCAACGGTGGTCTTGATCGCTCTGAATGTGCACCAATACTGGCAGGTCGGGGTCGGAAAACTCACCTGGATCAGTCTGGGCCTGATTCCGCTGCTGGCTCTGACCTGCGGGCTTCTGTCCCGCCGGCAGGCCTGCCGGATGAGTGAACCGAAAAATGCTGTTTCTTCTGAAGAAGGGAGGTAA
- a CDS encoding DUF2892 domain-containing protein — MTVERMLRGIAGFFVLLSVGLAVVHSLYWLWFTAFVGANLLQSAITNWCPMMTFLRKLGIRG; from the coding sequence ATGACGGTGGAACGAATGCTGCGCGGGATTGCAGGGTTTTTTGTCCTGCTGAGTGTCGGGCTGGCGGTTGTGCACAGCCTGTACTGGCTCTGGTTTACGGCCTTTGTGGGAGCCAATCTCCTGCAGTCGGCCATTACCAATTGGTGTCCGATGATGACCTTCCTGCGAAAACTTGGAATTCGAGGATAG
- a CDS encoding outer membrane lipoprotein-sorting protein: MKALVCWLTVLLTAGLAVLPAAAQEAEAVPSVDEIVQRANHMAYYQGLDGKSTVSMKITDKNGNVRTREFIILRKNGDGGNQKYFVYFLQPPDVRRMVFMVHKFAALNKDDDRWLYLPSLDLVNRIAASDKRTSFVGSDFLYEDVSGRSLEEDVHELAQVTEERFLIKNTPKNPASVEFSYFTVEIDRKTYMPMKMEYFDKSGTLYRVIEAKKVEPISAKEGDRQVEYLTVTESVVKDLKTGSTTEMKFSNVQYNLGLNDDLFTERYLRRPPREAMR, from the coding sequence ATGAAAGCACTCGTATGTTGGCTGACGGTTCTGCTGACGGCCGGTTTGGCGGTTTTGCCGGCGGCGGCTCAGGAAGCAGAGGCGGTCCCTTCCGTCGATGAGATTGTTCAGCGGGCTAACCATATGGCCTATTATCAGGGGCTGGACGGCAAGAGCACCGTATCGATGAAGATTACCGACAAAAACGGCAATGTCCGCACCCGGGAGTTTATCATCCTGCGCAAAAACGGCGACGGCGGCAATCAGAAATATTTCGTGTATTTCCTGCAGCCGCCGGATGTGCGGAGGATGGTCTTTATGGTGCACAAGTTTGCCGCTCTCAACAAAGATGATGACCGCTGGCTTTACCTGCCCTCGCTGGACCTGGTTAACCGCATCGCCGCCTCGGATAAGCGAACCAGCTTCGTCGGCTCTGATTTTCTCTACGAAGACGTTTCCGGACGCAGTCTGGAGGAAGATGTCCACGAGCTGGCTCAGGTGACCGAGGAGCGGTTTCTTATTAAGAATACGCCGAAAAATCCGGCCTCTGTCGAGTTTTCCTACTTCACGGTGGAAATCGACCGCAAGACCTATATGCCGATGAAGATGGAATATTTCGACAAAAGCGGTACTCTGTACCGGGTCATCGAGGCCAAAAAGGTTGAGCCGATTTCCGCCAAAGAAGGTGACCGGCAGGTGGAGTATCTGACGGTGACTGAATCGGTCGTCAAAGACCTCAAAACCGGCAGCACGACGGAAATGAAGTTCAGCAATGTTCAGTATAATCTGGGCCTGAATGACGATTTGTTTACGGAACGCTATCTGCGGCGTCCGCCGCGGGAGGCGATGCGATGA
- the hflX gene encoding GTPase HflX, translated as MEKIREHIKVQQERAILVGAYPKDKNGQKKNDNLAELTALAESAGAIVVGRLQQRLSRINPSTYIGKGKAEYLSQKVQETQANLVIFDNDLTPGQIRELEKIVKVRVLDRSELILDIFATRAQTKQAKLQVELAQLEYTYPRLTRMWSHLDNVAGAGGGTAAGAVGGIGTRGTGEKQLEIDRRLVSKRITELRRELAEIDRRILREIAGRKDFFKICLVGYTNAGKSTLLNALTGADVLVEDRLFATLDTRTRKWRIDGGLEVLLSDTVGFVSKLPHHLVASFKATLEEAVHADLLLHVADASSPEAFEQIRSVQTVLEEIGCGGKPVLLLLNKCDRIADGGLFDSLQSVYPDALCISARSGLNLDLLAQRVLDYVKGQNIYIRLRCGASEGKIIAFLRTHAAGLKESYDEQGVLLEGWLGRNQLPHLRHLGAQPEEICL; from the coding sequence TTGGAAAAAATCAGAGAGCATATCAAGGTCCAGCAGGAACGCGCCATTCTTGTCGGGGCCTATCCAAAGGATAAAAACGGTCAAAAGAAAAATGATAATTTGGCGGAATTGACGGCCTTGGCGGAGAGTGCCGGGGCGATCGTCGTAGGCCGTCTGCAGCAGCGGCTCAGCCGCATCAATCCCTCAACCTATATCGGAAAAGGCAAAGCCGAATACCTTTCCCAAAAGGTCCAGGAAACCCAGGCCAATCTGGTTATCTTTGACAACGACCTGACACCCGGGCAGATTCGGGAGCTCGAAAAAATCGTCAAAGTGCGGGTTCTGGACCGCAGTGAACTGATTCTGGATATCTTCGCCACACGGGCACAGACCAAACAGGCGAAGCTTCAGGTGGAACTGGCCCAGCTCGAATACACCTATCCCCGTCTGACGCGGATGTGGAGCCATCTGGATAACGTGGCCGGCGCGGGGGGCGGTACGGCGGCCGGTGCGGTCGGCGGCATCGGCACACGCGGTACCGGCGAAAAGCAGCTCGAAATCGACCGCCGACTCGTCAGCAAACGCATTACAGAGCTCAGGCGGGAACTGGCCGAGATTGACCGGCGGATTCTGCGGGAAATCGCCGGCCGAAAAGACTTTTTCAAGATTTGCCTGGTGGGCTATACCAATGCGGGCAAGAGCACCCTTCTGAATGCTTTGACGGGGGCTGATGTGCTCGTGGAGGACCGACTTTTCGCGACGCTGGATACCCGCACCCGCAAGTGGCGGATTGACGGCGGTCTGGAGGTGCTTTTGAGCGATACCGTCGGGTTTGTCAGCAAACTGCCGCATCATTTGGTTGCATCCTTTAAGGCCACACTCGAAGAGGCCGTCCACGCCGACCTGCTGCTTCACGTGGCGGATGCCTCCAGCCCCGAGGCCTTTGAACAGATTCGCAGTGTCCAGACTGTTTTGGAGGAAATCGGCTGCGGCGGCAAACCGGTTCTGCTGCTGCTGAACAAGTGCGACCGAATCGCCGACGGAGGGCTGTTTGATTCTCTTCAGTCGGTTTATCCGGATGCCCTGTGCATTTCGGCCCGCTCCGGCCTGAATCTGGATTTGCTGGCGCAGCGGGTTCTGGATTATGTCAAAGGACAGAATATCTATATCCGCCTGCGCTGCGGGGCGTCCGAAGGCAAAATCATTGCTTTTCTGCGGACGCATGCGGCGGGGCTGAAAGAATCCTACGACGAGCAGGGGGTGCTTCTGGAAGGGTGGCTGGGCCGTAATCAGCTGCCTCATCTGCGTCATTTGGGAGCCCAACCCGAAGAAATCTGCCTCTGA